Below is a window of Drosophila miranda strain MSH22 chromosome 3, D.miranda_PacBio2.1, whole genome shotgun sequence DNA.
ccccttcaaaaatctcagagactattaaggctagagtaaccaaatttggtatccgcactcctgttagatcttactataaaacgtgtatctcaaaatttcaccccacccccttccgcccacacaaaggacgaaaatctgttgcatccacaatattgcacattcgagaaaactaaaaacgcagaatcatagataatgaccatatctatcatattgctgaatctggatcagatcagatcatttttatagccaataggaacaaatcaatttgcagtggctacgcagcgcccgacgtcacgctcagactgattttctgtctctctctttgtcgtgtcgtttaatattagcggcgtctgccggaggagagccatactgacttagaatcgggtataaccgtagagttgcggtgtccgcagcaactcacaacgttccccctcgttttttttttaatgtatcATCTTCTCTCGTTCCAAGGTCAACAAAATTACttaaaaactaaataaaacaaacgaaaaacaTAGAGTGCTTCCCCATCTCCACTTCCCATCGACCAGCCATCATCATTGCCGCTTCCAGGCACCCAAGAGATAGCCGCAATTGCCACAGATGACCTTGCAGTCGTTGTTGGAGCGTCGCATGCAACAGGGAAAGATGGGCAGCAGGGCAAAGCAGCTGCAACAATCGGAGACCAGCATTAAAGGAGGATCAGTGGATGGCTATACCTATACCCCATCCTCGCCACTCACCACTTGGTCTGCTGTCGCTCCAGACGCACCCCCTGCTCGTGCAACCGCTCGTGGCACTCCGGGCAGTACATCTGCCGCAGGCAACTGATGTTGGTGGCGGCGGGCGCCGGCGGTGAGACCTTCTCGGCCAGCTGACCCGTGGAGTTGGACTTCTTGCAGAAGTAGGAATCCGTTCCGGGATCAATGTCCGCATAACCATAGGGATAGCCGCGATGTGGGGGCGTGGTGGCCGCCAGGAGCAGTTTGTCCAGAGCTTGGGCCGACTGCTGCTTGGCCTGGCCGCAGTTGGGATTAAGGTTGATCTCGACTAGTTCTGAGTG
It encodes the following:
- the LOC117188165 gene encoding uncharacterized protein LOC117188165 → MSRQLKFNVQVEDPSSLSPSQWEEEFHSELVEINLNPNCGQAKQQSAQALDKLLLAATTPPHRGYPYGYADIDPGTDSYFCKKSNSTGQLAEKVSPPAPAATNISCLRQMYCPECHERLHEQGVRLERQQTKCCFALLPIFPCCMRRSNNDCKVICGNCGYLLGAWKRQ